Proteins from one Natrinema salinisoli genomic window:
- the radA gene encoding DNA repair and recombination protein RadA: MPESDLEELPGVGPATADKLHEAGFDSYQSLAVAAPAELSNTADVGESTAADIVRAARGAADIGGFETGSTVLERRNEIGKLSWHIDEVDDLLGGGIETQSITEVYGEFGAGKSQVTHQMAVNVQLPQEVGGLHGSAIFVDSEDTFRPERIDDMVRGLPDEAIDATLEDREIEGSADDEEAVDALVEDVLEKIHVAKAFNSNHQMLLAEKAKELAGEHEDSEYPVRLLCVDSLTAHFRAEYVGRGELADRQQKLNKHLHDLDKVGNLYNAAVIVTNQVASNPDSYFGDPTQPIGGNILGHKSTFRIYLRKSKGDKRIVRLVDAPNLADGEAVMRVQDEGLKPE, translated from the coding sequence ATGCCCGAATCAGATCTCGAGGAACTCCCCGGCGTCGGACCGGCAACCGCAGACAAACTTCACGAGGCAGGCTTCGATTCGTATCAGAGCCTCGCCGTCGCCGCGCCGGCGGAGCTGTCGAACACGGCCGACGTCGGCGAGTCCACGGCCGCGGACATCGTTCGCGCAGCCCGGGGCGCCGCCGACATCGGCGGCTTCGAAACCGGCTCGACGGTACTCGAGCGACGAAACGAGATCGGCAAGCTGAGCTGGCACATCGACGAGGTCGACGACCTGCTCGGCGGCGGGATCGAGACGCAGTCGATCACCGAAGTGTACGGCGAGTTCGGTGCCGGCAAGTCCCAGGTCACCCACCAGATGGCGGTCAACGTCCAGCTCCCCCAGGAAGTCGGCGGCCTCCACGGGAGCGCCATCTTCGTGGACTCCGAGGACACTTTCCGTCCGGAGCGAATCGACGACATGGTTCGCGGGCTCCCGGACGAGGCCATCGACGCGACGCTCGAGGACCGCGAGATCGAGGGCTCGGCCGACGACGAAGAGGCGGTCGACGCGCTCGTCGAGGACGTCCTCGAGAAGATCCACGTCGCGAAGGCGTTCAACTCCAACCACCAGATGCTGCTCGCCGAGAAGGCGAAGGAGCTCGCGGGCGAACACGAGGATTCCGAGTATCCCGTTCGACTGCTCTGTGTCGACTCGCTGACCGCCCACTTCCGCGCGGAGTACGTCGGTCGTGGCGAGCTCGCGGACCGACAGCAGAAGCTCAACAAGCACCTCCACGACCTCGACAAGGTCGGGAACCTCTACAACGCCGCCGTCATCGTCACGAACCAGGTCGCTTCGAACCCCGACTCCTACTTCGGCGACCCGACCCAGCCGATCGGTGGCAACATTCTGGGCCACAAGTCGACGTTCCGGATCTACCTCCGCAAGTCCAAGGGCGACAAGCGGATCGTCCGACTGGTCGACGCGCCGAACCTGGCCGACGGCGAGGCTGTCATGCGCGTTCAGGACGAAGGCCTAAAGCCGGAATAG
- a CDS encoding NAD-dependent epimerase/dehydratase family protein, protein MTGTVVVTGGNGRIGRAVLAHLSDEGYRTVDCARGKRREERSDEYLTTDLLDAGEVYGSLAKSDADAVVHLGMVPSPESTPGFRTYESNAMSSYHVLEAVGELGIETVTLASSLSALGGGYEPEPISVDYLPVDEDHRLTPSTAYGIGKQTLEIAADGVARRRRDQPRTITSLRFPWIVDDERARETFLEADRTLAGLRESEAFHTQRNTLFTYVHVTDAVDLVRRTVEATFDGHERVWVSAPDTSVETPSRELAAECFPDAEVRDALPEREYAPLVDVSRAETLFDWRPEWSWRRSI, encoded by the coding sequence ATGACCGGGACGGTTGTCGTCACCGGTGGAAATGGTCGCATCGGTCGGGCCGTACTCGCGCACCTGTCCGACGAGGGGTACCGGACCGTCGACTGCGCGCGAGGCAAGCGACGCGAGGAGCGATCGGACGAGTACCTCACGACGGACCTGCTCGACGCCGGCGAGGTCTACGGCTCGCTCGCGAAAAGCGACGCCGACGCCGTCGTTCACCTCGGAATGGTCCCGTCACCGGAGTCGACGCCGGGATTTCGGACCTACGAGAGCAACGCGATGTCGAGTTACCACGTCCTCGAGGCCGTGGGCGAACTCGGCATCGAGACGGTGACGCTGGCCTCGAGTCTCAGCGCGCTGGGCGGGGGGTACGAGCCCGAGCCGATCAGCGTCGACTACCTGCCCGTCGACGAGGACCACCGTCTCACGCCGTCGACCGCCTACGGCATCGGCAAGCAGACGCTCGAGATCGCGGCCGATGGGGTCGCACGTCGGCGTCGGGACCAACCGCGGACGATCACCTCTCTCCGATTTCCGTGGATCGTCGACGACGAACGGGCCCGCGAGACCTTCCTCGAAGCCGACCGGACGCTGGCGGGACTGCGCGAGTCGGAGGCGTTCCACACCCAGCGCAACACGCTGTTTACATACGTCCACGTGACGGACGCAGTCGATCTGGTGCGCCGGACCGTCGAGGCGACGTTCGACGGCCACGAGCGCGTCTGGGTGTCGGCACCCGACACCAGCGTCGAGACCCCCAGCCGCGAGCTGGCGGCGGAGTGTTTCCCCGACGCTGAGGTTCGCGATGCGCTTCCGGAACGCGAGTACGCGCCGCTGGTCGACGTCTCGAGGGCGGAGACGCTGTTCGACTGGCGTCCGGAGTGGAGCTGGCGGCGGTCGATCTGA
- the sufU gene encoding Fe-S cluster assembly sulfur transfer protein SufU, which translates to MGLGSDMYRQQILDHYKNPRNYGELEDPTFTHIGENPMCGDEIRMDVKLADDEETIERVAFQGDGCAISQASASMLSGKLAGKTIEELHEMDRDDVIDMLGVDISPMRIKCAVLAEKVAQDGAEIYQGELDVDKTTTED; encoded by the coding sequence ATGGGACTGGGCTCCGATATGTACCGACAGCAGATTCTCGACCACTACAAGAACCCCCGGAACTACGGGGAACTCGAGGATCCGACGTTTACCCACATCGGGGAGAACCCGATGTGCGGCGATGAGATTCGCATGGACGTCAAGCTCGCCGACGACGAGGAGACGATCGAGCGGGTTGCCTTCCAGGGTGACGGCTGTGCGATCAGTCAGGCCTCTGCCAGCATGCTCTCGGGGAAACTCGCCGGGAAGACGATCGAGGAACTCCACGAGATGGATCGCGACGACGTCATCGACATGCTCGGCGTCGACATCTCGCCGATGCGGATCAAGTGCGCGGTGTTGGCCGAGAAGGTCGCACAGGACGGCGCGGAGATCTACCAGGGCGAACTCGACGTCGACAAGACGACGACCGAGGACTGA
- a CDS encoding HD domain-containing protein, translated as MLEAVRDRARSYFIDASPAHDWHHVQRVDTLAETLVDRHPEPVDERVVHLAVALHDIGRTREDCGEIDDHASWGAREGGRILLDLGAATDTIERVQHCIRAHRYSTDIDPATLEAKLVSDADNLDALGAVGIARVFAYGGELGDPIHDPARPVEDDDTDAGATQYNHVHKKILDLPERMYTDVGRDLAADRAGFVREYLERFDGEVAGET; from the coding sequence ATGCTCGAGGCAGTCCGCGACCGCGCCCGGTCGTATTTCATCGACGCGTCGCCGGCCCACGACTGGCACCACGTCCAGCGGGTCGACACGCTCGCCGAGACGCTCGTCGACCGACATCCCGAACCGGTCGACGAGCGAGTCGTCCACCTCGCCGTCGCCCTCCACGATATCGGCCGGACCCGGGAGGACTGCGGCGAGATCGACGACCACGCGAGCTGGGGTGCCCGGGAGGGCGGACGGATCCTGCTCGATCTCGGCGCGGCGACGGACACGATCGAACGCGTCCAGCACTGTATCCGCGCCCACCGCTACTCGACCGATATCGACCCCGCGACGCTCGAGGCGAAACTCGTCTCCGACGCGGACAACCTCGACGCGCTCGGCGCGGTCGGCATCGCCCGCGTGTTCGCTTACGGCGGCGAGCTCGGCGATCCGATCCACGACCCCGCTCGACCGGTCGAAGATGACGACACCGACGCCGGTGCGACCCAGTACAATCACGTCCACAAGAAGATTCTCGACCTCCCGGAACGGATGTACACCGACGTCGGTCGGGACCTCGCCGCGGATCGGGCGGGATTCGTTCGCGAGTACCTCGAGCGGTTCGACGGAGAAGTCGCGGGCGAGACGTGA
- a CDS encoding response regulator, protein MSTDEEQPDEPIDILLVEPNPGDSRLFEENFRDGKLVNTVDIVPDGEEALDFVHQRNEYADRPCPDIVLLEPQLPGKSGIEVLSELKNDPGLSDIPVIVLTSSDAGERIVQSHGIEADSYMQKPLEPGDFVDFVRSIEEFWVAIVQKSTEQPLNDSNRN, encoded by the coding sequence ATGAGTACAGACGAGGAGCAACCGGACGAACCGATCGATATCCTCCTGGTCGAGCCGAATCCCGGCGACAGCCGCCTCTTCGAGGAGAATTTCAGAGACGGAAAGCTCGTCAACACCGTCGATATCGTCCCCGACGGGGAGGAAGCGCTCGATTTCGTCCACCAGCGAAACGAGTACGCGGACAGGCCGTGTCCGGACATCGTCCTCCTCGAGCCCCAGCTTCCCGGCAAGAGCGGGATCGAGGTCCTCTCGGAACTGAAAAACGACCCCGGGTTGAGCGATATTCCGGTCATCGTCCTCACGAGTTCGGACGCGGGGGAACGGATCGTGCAATCGCACGGGATCGAGGCGGACAGCTACATGCAAAAGCCCCTCGAGCCCGGGGACTTCGTCGACTTCGTCCGGTCGATCGAGGAGTTCTGGGTCGCGATCGTCCAGAAATCAACTGAGCAACCGCTGAACGATTCGAATCGGAACTGA
- a CDS encoding aminotransferase class V-fold PLP-dependent enzyme: MSQQNLESLDVGAIREEFPILQREFNGEQLVYLDNAATTQTPDPVVDAMSDYYREYNANVHRGIHHLSQEASIAYEEAHDRVADFIGADGREEIVFTKNTTEAENLVGYSWGLNELGPGDEVVLTEMEHHASLVTWQQIGKRTGADVKYIRVTEDGRLDMDHARELITDDTAMVSAVHVSNTLGTVNPVSELVDIAHDHDALAFIDGAQAVPNRPVDVEAIDADFYAFSGHKMAGPTGIGVLYGKQEILESMQPYLYGGDMITKVTYEESTWNDLPWKFEAGTPQIAEAVGLVAAIDYLEDIGMERIEAHEEEMARYAYEQLAAEDDVEIYGPEPGPDRGGLVGFNLESVHAHDLASIMNDHAVAIRAGDHCTQPLHDKLGVAASARASFYVYNTKEEVDKLVDAIDDARQLFS; the protein is encoded by the coding sequence ATGAGTCAACAGAACCTCGAGTCGCTCGACGTCGGGGCGATCCGGGAGGAGTTTCCGATCCTCCAGCGGGAGTTCAACGGCGAGCAGCTCGTCTACCTCGACAACGCGGCGACGACCCAGACGCCGGATCCGGTCGTCGACGCGATGAGCGACTACTACCGCGAGTACAACGCCAACGTCCACCGCGGCATCCACCACCTCAGCCAGGAGGCCTCGATCGCTTACGAGGAGGCCCACGACCGCGTCGCCGACTTCATCGGCGCCGACGGCCGCGAGGAGATCGTCTTCACCAAGAACACGACCGAAGCCGAGAACCTGGTCGGCTACTCGTGGGGGCTGAACGAACTCGGCCCCGGCGACGAGGTCGTCCTCACCGAGATGGAACACCACGCCTCGCTGGTCACGTGGCAGCAGATCGGCAAGCGCACGGGTGCCGACGTCAAGTACATCCGGGTCACGGAGGACGGCCGCCTCGACATGGATCACGCCCGCGAGCTCATCACCGACGACACCGCGATGGTCTCGGCGGTCCACGTCTCGAACACCCTCGGCACCGTCAATCCCGTCTCCGAGCTCGTCGATATCGCCCACGACCACGACGCGCTGGCGTTCATCGACGGCGCGCAGGCCGTCCCCAACCGCCCCGTCGACGTCGAGGCAATAGATGCCGACTTCTACGCCTTCTCCGGCCACAAGATGGCCGGCCCCACCGGGATCGGCGTCCTCTACGGCAAACAGGAGATCCTCGAGTCGATGCAGCCGTACCTCTACGGCGGCGACATGATCACGAAGGTCACCTACGAGGAGTCGACCTGGAACGATCTCCCCTGGAAGTTCGAGGCCGGGACGCCACAGATCGCCGAAGCCGTCGGCCTCGTCGCCGCGATCGACTACCTCGAGGACATCGGCATGGAGCGCATCGAGGCCCACGAGGAGGAGATGGCCCGCTACGCATACGAACAACTGGCGGCCGAAGACGACGTCGAGATCTACGGTCCCGAACCCGGCCCCGACCGGGGCGGGCTCGTCGGCTTCAACCTCGAGAGCGTCCACGCCCACGACCTCGCCTCGATCATGAACGACCACGCGGTCGCGATCCGCGCCGGCGACCACTGTACCCAGCCGCTCCACGATAAACTGGGCGTCGCGGCGTCGGCTCGAGCCTCCTTCTACGTCTACAACACGAAGGAGGAAGTCGACAAGTTGGTCGACGCCATCGACGATGCGCGTCAGCTCTTTAGCTGA
- a CDS encoding sensor domain-containing protein, translating to MRSTRPSSPLAAVGTALERARTASRWFFGVAVREQTYYNLLYLLLAFPLGMGYFTVLLTGFAIPIGLAFAFVEMATSEPVAILFAGIPLALVFLCMGVPSVLFTLFVSIELTALERVLAGRLLDADIPTSEPPRGVRERVRRLVSDRGTWKGLGYLFSKFVLGFVSFLLLTVSFAFTYVLVAAPLHYRNDLVGIHVGDPIELIPELTYQHDGWTIDVSPVALSIADGELVSLYVDSLPAALAVTAVGVLVGLVVLHLLNAVAWLSARYAELLLGYTQPSIVSRAVDR from the coding sequence ATGAGATCGACACGTCCGTCATCGCCCCTCGCCGCGGTCGGAACAGCACTCGAACGCGCTCGAACCGCGAGCCGCTGGTTCTTCGGCGTCGCCGTTCGAGAACAGACGTACTACAACCTCCTGTATCTCTTGCTCGCGTTCCCGCTGGGGATGGGCTACTTCACCGTCCTCCTTACCGGATTCGCGATCCCGATCGGTCTCGCGTTCGCGTTCGTCGAGATGGCTACGTCGGAACCCGTCGCGATCCTGTTCGCCGGGATTCCGCTCGCGCTCGTATTCTTGTGCATGGGGGTTCCGAGCGTCCTGTTCACTCTGTTCGTCTCGATCGAGTTGACCGCCCTCGAGCGAGTCCTCGCCGGTCGGTTGCTCGACGCCGACATTCCGACGTCCGAACCGCCTCGAGGCGTTCGCGAGCGGGTGCGACGGCTCGTCTCGGATCGCGGGACGTGGAAGGGGCTCGGGTACCTGTTCAGCAAGTTCGTACTGGGATTCGTCTCGTTTCTCCTCCTCACCGTTAGTTTCGCGTTCACGTACGTGCTGGTCGCCGCACCGTTGCACTACCGGAACGATCTGGTCGGCATCCACGTCGGCGATCCGATCGAGTTGATCCCCGAGCTCACGTACCAGCACGACGGCTGGACCATCGACGTCTCCCCGGTTGCGCTCTCGATCGCCGACGGCGAGTTGGTTTCGCTGTACGTCGACTCGCTTCCGGCGGCCCTGGCCGTCACGGCGGTCGGCGTCCTCGTCGGACTCGTCGTCTTGCACCTTCTCAACGCCGTCGCGTGGTTGTCCGCCCGATATGCGGAACTGCTATTGGGGTACACGCAGCCGTCGATCGTCAGCCGAGCCGTCGACCGGTAA
- a CDS encoding DUF7521 family protein: MTASTTPLGAAVVSLLEVMTTVDGLDETTTIFFAGMASAALGTVVTWTAYRGYARNASRPMLFLAVGVAFLTVVPFVLSHAIDWATDAADATVLLVVTACHLLGLLAIVRSFRRPDSR, encoded by the coding sequence GTGACCGCGAGTACCACTCCGCTCGGTGCCGCCGTCGTCTCCCTCCTCGAGGTGATGACGACGGTGGACGGGCTGGACGAGACGACGACGATCTTCTTCGCCGGGATGGCGAGCGCCGCGCTCGGAACGGTCGTGACCTGGACCGCCTATCGAGGGTACGCTCGCAACGCCAGCCGGCCGATGCTGTTCCTGGCCGTCGGTGTCGCCTTCCTCACCGTCGTCCCCTTCGTGCTGTCACACGCGATCGATTGGGCGACCGACGCGGCCGATGCGACGGTGCTACTCGTCGTCACCGCCTGCCACCTGCTCGGACTGCTCGCGATCGTTCGCTCGTTCAGGAGGCCCGATTCCAGATGA
- a CDS encoding DUF7521 family protein: MLGFPIQTVDGGTAAVAIAVFAGQATAFAIACWIAKRAYDGYRDSRRPPLLWLALGITLLAAVPTILRFLLPTVFGAASVTTTVLASLSEIVGLTAILYTVYGRP, translated from the coding sequence ATGCTCGGCTTCCCTATTCAGACCGTCGACGGCGGCACGGCGGCGGTCGCGATCGCCGTCTTCGCCGGACAGGCGACCGCGTTCGCGATCGCGTGTTGGATCGCGAAACGCGCCTACGACGGGTACAGGGACTCCCGGCGGCCCCCGCTGCTCTGGCTCGCACTCGGCATTACGCTGCTCGCCGCAGTACCGACGATCCTTCGCTTCCTGCTCCCGACAGTCTTCGGAGCGGCGTCGGTAACCACGACGGTCCTCGCGAGCCTCAGCGAGATCGTCGGCCTCACGGCGATCCTCTACACCGTCTACGGCCGGCCGTGA
- a CDS encoding ArsR/SmtB family transcription factor, translating into MTDDEDREVLALLDDEYARRILIAASEEPMSVDRLTECCDASPPTIYRRIERLADQGFLDEYQELDPDGHHYKTYSTRLERVAIEIAEGSMEMDVYRRDEDPADRFTRLFEDL; encoded by the coding sequence ATGACCGACGATGAGGATCGGGAAGTGCTCGCACTCCTCGACGACGAGTACGCGCGCCGCATCCTCATCGCCGCGAGCGAGGAACCGATGTCCGTCGACCGACTCACCGAGTGTTGCGACGCCTCCCCGCCGACGATCTATCGGCGGATCGAACGGCTCGCGGACCAGGGGTTCCTCGACGAATACCAGGAGCTCGATCCAGATGGACACCACTACAAGACCTACAGCACCCGACTCGAGCGCGTTGCGATCGAGATCGCCGAGGGGTCGATGGAGATGGACGTGTATCGTCGCGACGAGGATCCGGCCGACCGGTTCACCCGGTTATTCGAGGACCTGTGA
- a CDS encoding ABC transporter ATP-binding protein has product MTAIETSGLTKEYGDITAVDDLDLTVADGEVFGFLGPNGAGKSTTINMLLDLTRPTAGSATVLGYDAQDESDDISPRVGVLPEGFDVYPRLSGRRHVEFAGKTKGTDDDPDEILARVGLSAEDGDRPAGDYSKGMRQRLATGMALVGDPDLLIMDEPSTGLDPHGIREMQDLVRSEAERGTTVFFSSHILEHVEAVCDRVGVLNEGELVAVDTIDGLRAELGGGATMTVTLADPAEWARDLVTSIEGVADTTASGRTLELSVVDPAAKATVVTALADAGATIRDLRIEEVSLESLFTALTNGDEGRSGTGAGTNDAVTTETEAAR; this is encoded by the coding sequence ATGACTGCGATCGAGACGTCCGGGTTGACGAAGGAGTACGGGGACATCACCGCCGTCGACGACCTCGACCTCACCGTCGCCGACGGCGAGGTGTTCGGCTTTTTAGGCCCCAACGGGGCGGGGAAGTCGACGACGATCAACATGTTACTGGACTTGACGCGCCCGACTGCGGGATCGGCGACGGTGCTGGGATACGACGCCCAGGACGAGAGCGACGATATCAGTCCTCGCGTCGGCGTGTTGCCGGAGGGGTTCGACGTGTATCCCCGCCTGTCGGGTCGACGCCACGTCGAGTTCGCCGGGAAGACGAAAGGGACCGACGACGATCCGGACGAAATTCTGGCACGCGTCGGGCTCTCGGCCGAGGACGGCGACCGGCCGGCGGGCGACTACTCCAAAGGAATGCGCCAGCGGCTCGCGACCGGGATGGCCCTGGTCGGCGATCCCGACCTCCTCATCATGGACGAACCCTCCACGGGGCTCGACCCCCACGGCATCCGCGAGATGCAGGACCTCGTCCGCAGCGAAGCCGAGCGCGGGACGACCGTCTTCTTCTCGAGTCACATCCTCGAGCACGTCGAGGCGGTCTGTGACCGCGTCGGCGTGTTGAACGAGGGCGAACTCGTCGCCGTCGACACGATCGATGGACTCCGCGCGGAGCTCGGCGGCGGTGCGACGATGACGGTGACGCTCGCGGATCCCGCCGAGTGGGCCCGCGATCTCGTCACCTCGATCGAAGGAGTCGCCGATACGACGGCCTCCGGACGCACCCTCGAGCTATCGGTCGTCGATCCGGCGGCGAAGGCGACCGTCGTAACCGCGCTCGCCGACGCGGGGGCGACGATTCGGGATCTGCGGATCGAGGAGGTCTCCCTCGAGTCGCTGTTTACCGCGCTGACGAACGGCGACGAGGGCCGATCCGGGACGGGAGCGGGGACGAACGATGCGGTGACGACCGAAACGGAGGCGGCGCGATGA